One genomic region from Drosophila subpulchrella strain 33 F10 #4 breed RU33 chromosome 2R, RU_Dsub_v1.1 Primary Assembly, whole genome shotgun sequence encodes:
- the LOC119549582 gene encoding uncharacterized protein LOC119549582 — MAWFIIILICLKNSNAQLLDITSETEPDLEERLFGLLQRLQTEKIYDTLLIYGRECAFLSLSRRLQVPTVLVSSGSTNFEWNFSSLTLILSCEFQAEREKNYRTLMKLQLARRLILLRGDFQPETVCDFYSKKDQYNIAMVKENFDQFGVVYSCRLFQDQNYDKINLLEGKPIFIEQFRNMHGAPIRTFPDVSPPRCMAYRDAKTGKEKYIGFVANLLNNFVTKVNATLSMQMELAENGEELSFANITNWAAEDLLDIGMSEALSSKMSNFDTISYPYLMSSFCFMIPLPDRMPFREIYMAIVDPPVLIVLFIIFCIISVMLIYIQKKSWRALSVTSVLMNDICVRGFLAQPFPFPRHSSRKLKLIFMIICFCSVITTTMYVAYLQAFLWAPPLDPLMTSFADVEKSRYKMAITNYDADVVNSLNVSKEQVVLLDSKKFRHLRGTFNDNYIYPVTGLRWITFNKQQNNFAYPLFYYSETICVNYFDVLSFPLRRHLPYRDLFEEHMLRQKEFGLTKLWLDRSFWDMLRLNYSSLEDFSPPLPDDYIEVHNLYWVFCLYFAGLALACICFILEILTPLTRWGRFRILQ; from the coding sequence ATGGCTTGGTTTATAATAATTCTTATTTGccttaaaaattcaaatgctCAGCTTTTGGATATAACCAGTGAAACTGAACCAGACTTAGAGGAAAGATTGTTCGGTCTTCTCCAAAGATTGCAAACGGAGAAAATATACGACACACTATTGATTTATGGACGGGAATGtgcttttctttctttatCCCGTCGATTACAAGTCCCGACAGTGCTGGTTTCTTCGGGTAGCACCAACTTCGAGTGGAATTTCAGTAGCCTAACACTTATACTGAGTTGTGAGTTTCAAGCAGAGAGAGAGAAGAACTATCGCACATTGATGAAGCTGCAACTAGCCAGGCGCCTAATTCTTCTGCGTGGCGATTTTCAACCGGAGACAGTATGCGACTTTTATTCGAAAAAGGATCAATATAATATAGCAATGGTAAAAGAAAACTTCGATCAATTCGGGGTAGTATACTCCTGTCGCCTATTTCAAGATCAAAACTACGATAAAATTAATCTCTTGGAAGGTAAACCGATTTTCATAGAACAATTTAGAAACATGCATGGAGCGCCGATCAGAACATTCCCAGATGTGTCACCACCTCGATGCATGGCGTATCGGGATGCTAAGACCGGCAAAGAAAAGTATATTGGTTTCGTGGCCAATTTGCTGAACAACTTCGTTACGAAGGTGAATGCTACCCTGTCAATGCAGATGGAATTGGCCGAGAACGGAGAAGAACTATCTTTTGCAAATATTACGAACTGGGCCGCGGAAGATCTTCTGGATATTGGCATGAGCGAAGCCCTCTCCTCTAAAATGTCGAACTTTGATACGATCTCTTATCCGTACCTGATGAGTTCCTTTTGCTTTATGATCCCTCTTCCGGATAGAATGCCTTTCCGTGAAATCTACATGGCGATCGTGGATCCACCAGTCCTGATAGtgctttttataatattctGTATTATCTCGGTGATGCTGATCTACATCCAGAAAAAATCCTGGCGAGCTCTAAGTGTGACCAGCGTCCTGATGAACGACATCTGTGTGAGAGGATTTTTGGCTCAACCGTTTCCTTTTCCCCGTCATTCGAGCAGAAAACTGAAACTGATTTTTATGATTATCTGCTTCTGTAGTGTAATTACCACCACCATGTATGTGGCTTACCTACAGGCTTTTCTATGGGCTCCACCTCTCGATCCGCTTATGACTTCCTTCGCGGACGTAGAGAAATCCCGGTACAAGATGGCCATAACCAATTACGATGCAGATGTAGTGAATTCTTTGAACGTCAGCAAGGAGCAGGTAGTGCTCCTTGACTCCAAAAAATTTCGTCATTTGAGAGGCACTTTTAATGACAACTACATTTACCCAGTGACCGGATTGCGTTGGATAACCTTCAACAAGCAACAGAATAACTTTGCATATCCACTGTTCTACTACTCAGAAACAATCTGTGTAAACTATTTTGATGTCTTAAGCTTTCCTTTAAGACGGCATTTGCCGTACCGCGATCTCTTCGAGGAGCACATGCTGCGACAGAAGGAGTTCGGCTTAACGAAGCTCTGGCTCGATAGAAGTTTCTGGGATATGTTAAGATTAAATTATTCATCACTTGAAGATTTCAGTCCGCCTCTTCCCGATGATTACATCGAAGTACACAATCTATACTGGGTTTTTTGCCTGTACTTTGCTGGATTGGCCCTCGCTTGCATTTGTTTTATCCTGGAGATTTTAACCCCTCTGACCCGCTGGGGACGATTTAGAATTCTTCAGTAG
- the LOC119549583 gene encoding uncharacterized protein LOC119549583, which yields MAWFIIILLCLGNSMAQFLNITSKTEPDLEEKLFGLLLRLQTEKLYDTLLIYGRDCAFSSLSSRLKVPTVLVTSGSTNFEWNFSSLTLILSCDIQAEREENYRTLMKLQLARRLILLRGDLQPDTVCDFYSKKEQYNIAMVKENFNQFGVVYSCRLFQDRKYEKINLFDANPIFVEQFKNMHGASIRTITDNLAPRSMVTQDPKTGKKKWIGYVGNLISHFIEKVNATMDMQEELTDLDGKFFVVNISKWTATDLLDIGMTVESTGEMTNFDTFSYPYLTCSYCFMVPLPDLVPYNEIYWVIIDRGVLGVLFVLFIIFSVMLIYIQQRSFRGLSLTRVLLNDMCLRGFLGQPFPFPRQSCRKLKLICLLLCFASLMTTTMYGAYLHTYLYSPPPEPMVRTISDLEKSRYKIAMNWAEMNLLRKGNRKLLSVSDARVQTFEDYQEFVSLRESFDTDYIFPVTSVHWSTYNEQQKLFHHPVFYYSGDFCLSRYSVLSFPIRRHLPYRELFEEHILRQKEFGLLNHWIDHSFMDMLRLELMPHTDFSEPPEDELEIWLDDLYWVLGLYALALGISCCCFALEVLGSLNCWTRLKEYKWR from the coding sequence ATGGCTTGGTTTATAATTATACTTCTTTGCCTTGGGAATTCAATGGCTCAGTTTTTAAACATAACCAGTAAAACTGAACCAGACTTAGAGGAAAAATTGTTTGGTCTTCTGCTAAGATTGCAAACGGAGAAATTATACGACACCCTATTGATTTATGGACGGGATTGTGCTTTTTCTTCTTTATCTAGCCGATTAAAAGTACCCACTGTGCTTGTGACTTCGGGTAGCACCAACTTTGAGTGGAATTTCAGTAGTTTAACACTTATACTCAGTTGTGATATTCAAGCCGAGAGGGAGGAGAACTATCGCACATTAATGAAGCTGCAACTAGCTAGGCGCCTAATTCTTCTCCGTGGGGACTTACAACCGGACACAGTATGCGACTTTTATTCGAAAAAGGAGCAATATAACATAGCAATGGTAAAAGAAAACTTCAATCAATTCGGGGTAGTGTACTCCTGTCGCCTATTTCAAGAtcgaaaatatgaaaaaattaaTCTATTCGATGCCAACCCAATTTTTGTagaacaatttaaaaacatgcaTGGAGCGTCGATTAGAACAATCACCGACAACTTGGCACCTCGATCCATGGTTACCCAGGACCCAAAAACCGGGAAGAAGAAGTGGATAGGCTACGTGGGCAACCTAATAAGCCACTTTATTGAAAAGGTTAATGCAACCATGGATATGCAGGAGGAATTGACCGACCTCGATGGAAAATTCTTCGTTGTGAATATATCAAAATGGACCGCAACCGATCTTTTGGATATTGGCATGACAGTGGAATCCACCGGGGAAATGACTAACTTTGATACGTTCTCATATCCTTACTTGACATGCTCGTACTGCTTCATGGTACCACTTCCAGATTTGGTGCCATACAACGAGATCTACTGGGTGATCATAGATCGCGGCGTTCTAGGCGTGCTATTTGTCCTATTCATCATCTTCTCGGTGATGCTGATCTACATCCAGCAGAGGTCTTTTCGCGGTCTGAGCCTGACAAGAGTCCTGCTGAACGATATGTGTTTGAGGGGGTTTTTGGGACAGCCGTTTCCCTTTCCACGTCAGTCCTGCAGAAAACTGAAGCTAATTTGCTTGCTTCTCTGCTTCGCCAGCCTTATGACTACAACCATGTACGGAGCCTATCTGCACACATATCTGTATAGTCCGCCACCCGAGCCGATGGTGCGTACCATTAGCGATTTGGAAAAGTCCAGGTACAAGATTGCAATGAACTGGGCTGAGATGAACTTGTTGCGCAAAGGCAATCGTAAACTGCTAAGTGTGAGTGATGCACGGGTCCAGACCTTTGAGGACTACCAAGAATTCGTAAGCTTACGAGAATCTTTTGATACCGACTATATCTTTCCGGTGACCAGTGTGCACTGGAGCACTTACAACGAGCAACAAAAACTCTTTCATCATCCAGTGTTCTACTACTCAGGTGATTTCTGTCTCAGCCGCTACAGCGTATTGAGTTTTCCCATAAGACGTCACCTTCCCTATCGCGAACTCTTTGAAGAGCATATTCTAAGGCAGAAGGAATTTGGACTATTGAATCACTGGATCGATCACAGCTTCATGGATATGCTCAGGCTGGAACTTATGCCGCACACGGATTTCAGCGAACCACCAGAGGATGAGCTAGAAATCTGGTTAGACGATCTTTACTGGGTTCTGGGCTTGTATGCGTTGGCATTGGGTAtcagttgctgctgctttgCATTGGAGGTTTTGGGATCTTTAAACTGTTGGACCCGTTTAAAGGAATATAAATGGAGATAG